A genomic window from Glycine max cultivar Williams 82 chromosome 17, Glycine_max_v4.0, whole genome shotgun sequence includes:
- the LOC100781099 gene encoding rust resistance kinase Lr10 isoform X4 — MWRERALLVILLLLLVQQICATKKQDHGCPLSSCGKITNITYPFRLKGHPKSCGDNRYELACENNVTVLHLYSGKYHVQAINYNNFTIRVVDPGVDQQTNCSSLPRYFLSRSNFTDTYNYRYNMDPYQAGEYSGRSNWDRLAFQHIVYMNCSNPVTQNGKYVDTASYVNWDSKDKYIYAIAGDLKAEDFQVGCHVKLVALTSWWGLDTNNYSYAAMHTGLVYGFEISWMRLICDQHCPSKHGCDDCFFDSVSQELNYWNGNSLWSDILATILPALIMLWAWKILLTVPLFIVILTCKWRKRHLSMFESIENYLEQNNLMPIRYSYKEVKKMAGGFKDKLGEGGYGSVFKGKLRSGSCVAIKMLGKSKGNGQDFISEVATIGRTYHQNIVQLIGFCVHGSKRALVYEFMPNGSLDKFIFSKDESIHLSYDRIYNISIGVARGIAYLHYGCEMQILHFDIKPHNILLDENFTPKVSDFGLAKLYPIDNSIVPRTAARGTIGYMAPELFYNNIGGISHKADVYSYGMLLMEMAGKRKNLNPHAERSSQLFFPFWIYNHIRDGEDIEMEDVTKEEKKMVKKMIIVALWCIQLKPNDRPSMNEVVEMLEGDIENLEIPPKPTLYPSETITKN, encoded by the exons ATGTGGAGAGAGAGAGCGTTATTGGTGATCCTGCTACTGCTTCTAGTCCAGCAAATTTGTGCTACCAAGAAGCAAGATCATGGTTGCCCCCTTTCTTCCTGCGGCAAAATCACCAACATAACTTACCCATTTCGATTAAAGGGCCACCCTAAAAGCTGCGGCGACAATAGGTATGAGCTAGCTTGTGAAAACAATGTTACTGTGTTACATTTGTACTCTGGAAAATATCATGTGCAGGCAATCAACTACAATAATTTCACTATCCGAGTGGTTGATCCAGGAGTCGATCAACAAACAAATTGCTCCTCCCTTCCTCGCTATTTCTTGTCTCGCTCCAATTTCACTGATACTTACAATTATAGATACAACATGGATCCATACCAAGCTGGTGAATATTCAG GTCGTAGTAATTGGGACAGGCTTGCTTTCCAGCATATAGTGTATATGAATTGTAGCAATCCAGTGACTCAGAATGGTAAGTATGTGGATACTGCTTCATACGTCAACTGGGACTCCAAAGATAAGTACATATACGCTATTGCTGGTGACTTAAAAGCAGAGGACTTCCAAGTTGGTTGTCACGTAAAGCTGGTTGCTCTGACATCTTGGTGGGGTTTGGATACAAACAATTATTCCTACGCTGCCATGCACACGGGGCTAGTCTATGGATTTGAGATTTCATGGATGCGCCTCATATGTGACCAGCACTGTCCAAGTAAACACGGCTGCGACGACTGCTTTTTCGACTCTGTCAGCCAGGAGCTTAATTATTGGAACGGGAATTCATTATGGA GTGATATACTGGCTACCATTCTGCCAG CTTTAATTATGTTATGGGCATGGAAAATTTTGTTGACAGTGCCACTGTTTATTGTGATTTTGACGTGTAAATGGAGAAAAAGACATTTGTCAATGTTTGAAAGTATTGAAAATTATCTAGAACAAAATAACTTGATGCCTATTAGATATTCATACAAGGAAGTTAAGAAGATGGCGGGAGGTTTTAAAGACAAGTTGGGTGAAGGAGGATATGGCTCTGTGTTCAAGGGAAAATTGCGTAGCGGGTCTTGTGTGGCAATAAAGATGTTAGGTAAATCAAAAGGAAATGGCCAAGATTTTATTAGTGAAGTTGCAACCATTGGAAGaacatatcatcaaaatatagtACAATTAATTGGATTTTGTGTTCATGGGTCAAAACGTGCTCTTGTCTATGAATTCATGCCCAATGGAtctcttgataaatttattttttccaaagATGAAAGTATACATTTAAGCTatgatagaatatataatatatcaattGGAGTGGCTCGTGGAATTGCTTATCTCCACTATGGGTGTGAGATGCAGATTTTGCACTTTGATATCAAGCCCCACAACATTCTACTAGATGAaaacttcaccccaaaggtctCTGACTTTGGATTGGCAAAATTATATCCAATAGATAATAGCATTGTCCCAAGGACAGCAGCAAGAGGAACAATTGGATATATGGCTCCAgaattgttttataataatattggaGGAATATCCCATAAGGCTGATGTTTATAGCTATGGAATGCTTTTGATGGAGATGGCAGGCAAGAGGAAAAATCTAAATCCCCATGCAGAGCGTTCAAGtcaacttttctttcccttttggaTTTATAATCATATTAGAGACGGGGAAGATATAGAAATGGAAGATGTCACAAAGGAGGAAAAGAAAATGGTAAAGAAAATGATCATAGTTGCACTTTGGTGTATACAATTGAAACCAAATGACCGTCCCTCAATGAACGAAGTAGTCGAAATGCTTGAAGGAGACATTGAAAACTTAGAAATACCTCCAAAGCCAACTTTGTATCCAAGTGAAACgatcacaaaaaattaa
- the LOC100781099 gene encoding rust resistance kinase Lr10 isoform X1, producing the protein MWRERALLVILLLLLVQQICATKKQDHGCPLSSCGKITNITYPFRLKGHPKSCGDNRYELACENNVTVLHLYSGKYHVQAINYNNFTIRVVDPGVDQQTNCSSLPRYFLSRSNFTDTYNYRYNMDPYQAGEYSGRSNWDRLAFQHIVYMNCSNPVTQNGKYVDTASYVNWDSKDKYIYAIAGDLKAEDFQVGCHVKLVALTSWWGLDTNNYSYAAMHTGLVYGFEISWMRLICDQHCPSKHGCDDCFFDSVSQELNYWNGNSLWSDILATILPVLGDILVTILYTIFTLEALIMLWAWKILLTVPLFIVILTCKWRKRHLSMFESIENYLEQNNLMPIRYSYKEVKKMAGGFKDKLGEGGYGSVFKGKLRSGSCVAIKMLGKSKGNGQDFISEVATIGRTYHQNIVQLIGFCVHGSKRALVYEFMPNGSLDKFIFSKDESIHLSYDRIYNISIGVARGIAYLHYGCEMQILHFDIKPHNILLDENFTPKVSDFGLAKLYPIDNSIVPRTAARGTIGYMAPELFYNNIGGISHKADVYSYGMLLMEMAGKRKNLNPHAERSSQLFFPFWIYNHIRDGEDIEMEDVTKEEKKMVKKMIIVALWCIQLKPNDRPSMNEVVEMLEGDIENLEIPPKPTLYPSETITKN; encoded by the exons ATGTGGAGAGAGAGAGCGTTATTGGTGATCCTGCTACTGCTTCTAGTCCAGCAAATTTGTGCTACCAAGAAGCAAGATCATGGTTGCCCCCTTTCTTCCTGCGGCAAAATCACCAACATAACTTACCCATTTCGATTAAAGGGCCACCCTAAAAGCTGCGGCGACAATAGGTATGAGCTAGCTTGTGAAAACAATGTTACTGTGTTACATTTGTACTCTGGAAAATATCATGTGCAGGCAATCAACTACAATAATTTCACTATCCGAGTGGTTGATCCAGGAGTCGATCAACAAACAAATTGCTCCTCCCTTCCTCGCTATTTCTTGTCTCGCTCCAATTTCACTGATACTTACAATTATAGATACAACATGGATCCATACCAAGCTGGTGAATATTCAG GTCGTAGTAATTGGGACAGGCTTGCTTTCCAGCATATAGTGTATATGAATTGTAGCAATCCAGTGACTCAGAATGGTAAGTATGTGGATACTGCTTCATACGTCAACTGGGACTCCAAAGATAAGTACATATACGCTATTGCTGGTGACTTAAAAGCAGAGGACTTCCAAGTTGGTTGTCACGTAAAGCTGGTTGCTCTGACATCTTGGTGGGGTTTGGATACAAACAATTATTCCTACGCTGCCATGCACACGGGGCTAGTCTATGGATTTGAGATTTCATGGATGCGCCTCATATGTGACCAGCACTGTCCAAGTAAACACGGCTGCGACGACTGCTTTTTCGACTCTGTCAGCCAGGAGCTTAATTATTGGAACGGGAATTCATTATGGA GTGATATACTGGCTACCATTCTGCCAG TTTTAGGTGATATACTGGTTACCATTTTGTATACCATTTTCACTCTGGAAG CTTTAATTATGTTATGGGCATGGAAAATTTTGTTGACAGTGCCACTGTTTATTGTGATTTTGACGTGTAAATGGAGAAAAAGACATTTGTCAATGTTTGAAAGTATTGAAAATTATCTAGAACAAAATAACTTGATGCCTATTAGATATTCATACAAGGAAGTTAAGAAGATGGCGGGAGGTTTTAAAGACAAGTTGGGTGAAGGAGGATATGGCTCTGTGTTCAAGGGAAAATTGCGTAGCGGGTCTTGTGTGGCAATAAAGATGTTAGGTAAATCAAAAGGAAATGGCCAAGATTTTATTAGTGAAGTTGCAACCATTGGAAGaacatatcatcaaaatatagtACAATTAATTGGATTTTGTGTTCATGGGTCAAAACGTGCTCTTGTCTATGAATTCATGCCCAATGGAtctcttgataaatttattttttccaaagATGAAAGTATACATTTAAGCTatgatagaatatataatatatcaattGGAGTGGCTCGTGGAATTGCTTATCTCCACTATGGGTGTGAGATGCAGATTTTGCACTTTGATATCAAGCCCCACAACATTCTACTAGATGAaaacttcaccccaaaggtctCTGACTTTGGATTGGCAAAATTATATCCAATAGATAATAGCATTGTCCCAAGGACAGCAGCAAGAGGAACAATTGGATATATGGCTCCAgaattgttttataataatattggaGGAATATCCCATAAGGCTGATGTTTATAGCTATGGAATGCTTTTGATGGAGATGGCAGGCAAGAGGAAAAATCTAAATCCCCATGCAGAGCGTTCAAGtcaacttttctttcccttttggaTTTATAATCATATTAGAGACGGGGAAGATATAGAAATGGAAGATGTCACAAAGGAGGAAAAGAAAATGGTAAAGAAAATGATCATAGTTGCACTTTGGTGTATACAATTGAAACCAAATGACCGTCCCTCAATGAACGAAGTAGTCGAAATGCTTGAAGGAGACATTGAAAACTTAGAAATACCTCCAAAGCCAACTTTGTATCCAAGTGAAACgatcacaaaaaattaa
- the LOC100781099 gene encoding rust resistance kinase Lr10 isoform X5 → MDPYQAGEYSGRSNWDRLAFQHIVYMNCSNPVTQNGKYVDTASYVNWDSKDKYIYAIAGDLKAEDFQVGCHVKLVALTSWWGLDTNNYSYAAMHTGLVYGFEISWMRLICDQHCPSKHGCDDCFFDSVSQELNYWNGNSLWSDILATILPVLGDILVTILYTIFTLEALIMLWAWKILLTVPLFIVILTCKWRKRHLSMFESIENYLEQNNLMPIRYSYKEVKKMAGGFKDKLGEGGYGSVFKGKLRSGSCVAIKMLGKSKGNGQDFISEVATIGRTYHQNIVQLIGFCVHGSKRALVYEFMPNGSLDKFIFSKDESIHLSYDRIYNISIGVARGIAYLHYGCEMQILHFDIKPHNILLDENFTPKVSDFGLAKLYPIDNSIVPRTAARGTIGYMAPELFYNNIGGISHKADVYSYGMLLMEMAGKRKNLNPHAERSSQLFFPFWIYNHIRDGEDIEMEDVTKEEKKMVKKMIIVALWCIQLKPNDRPSMNEVVEMLEGDIENLEIPPKPTLYPSETITKN, encoded by the exons ATGGATCCATACCAAGCTGGTGAATATTCAG GTCGTAGTAATTGGGACAGGCTTGCTTTCCAGCATATAGTGTATATGAATTGTAGCAATCCAGTGACTCAGAATGGTAAGTATGTGGATACTGCTTCATACGTCAACTGGGACTCCAAAGATAAGTACATATACGCTATTGCTGGTGACTTAAAAGCAGAGGACTTCCAAGTTGGTTGTCACGTAAAGCTGGTTGCTCTGACATCTTGGTGGGGTTTGGATACAAACAATTATTCCTACGCTGCCATGCACACGGGGCTAGTCTATGGATTTGAGATTTCATGGATGCGCCTCATATGTGACCAGCACTGTCCAAGTAAACACGGCTGCGACGACTGCTTTTTCGACTCTGTCAGCCAGGAGCTTAATTATTGGAACGGGAATTCATTATGGA GTGATATACTGGCTACCATTCTGCCAG TTTTAGGTGATATACTGGTTACCATTTTGTATACCATTTTCACTCTGGAAG CTTTAATTATGTTATGGGCATGGAAAATTTTGTTGACAGTGCCACTGTTTATTGTGATTTTGACGTGTAAATGGAGAAAAAGACATTTGTCAATGTTTGAAAGTATTGAAAATTATCTAGAACAAAATAACTTGATGCCTATTAGATATTCATACAAGGAAGTTAAGAAGATGGCGGGAGGTTTTAAAGACAAGTTGGGTGAAGGAGGATATGGCTCTGTGTTCAAGGGAAAATTGCGTAGCGGGTCTTGTGTGGCAATAAAGATGTTAGGTAAATCAAAAGGAAATGGCCAAGATTTTATTAGTGAAGTTGCAACCATTGGAAGaacatatcatcaaaatatagtACAATTAATTGGATTTTGTGTTCATGGGTCAAAACGTGCTCTTGTCTATGAATTCATGCCCAATGGAtctcttgataaatttattttttccaaagATGAAAGTATACATTTAAGCTatgatagaatatataatatatcaattGGAGTGGCTCGTGGAATTGCTTATCTCCACTATGGGTGTGAGATGCAGATTTTGCACTTTGATATCAAGCCCCACAACATTCTACTAGATGAaaacttcaccccaaaggtctCTGACTTTGGATTGGCAAAATTATATCCAATAGATAATAGCATTGTCCCAAGGACAGCAGCAAGAGGAACAATTGGATATATGGCTCCAgaattgttttataataatattggaGGAATATCCCATAAGGCTGATGTTTATAGCTATGGAATGCTTTTGATGGAGATGGCAGGCAAGAGGAAAAATCTAAATCCCCATGCAGAGCGTTCAAGtcaacttttctttcccttttggaTTTATAATCATATTAGAGACGGGGAAGATATAGAAATGGAAGATGTCACAAAGGAGGAAAAGAAAATGGTAAAGAAAATGATCATAGTTGCACTTTGGTGTATACAATTGAAACCAAATGACCGTCCCTCAATGAACGAAGTAGTCGAAATGCTTGAAGGAGACATTGAAAACTTAGAAATACCTCCAAAGCCAACTTTGTATCCAAGTGAAACgatcacaaaaaattaa
- the LOC100781099 gene encoding rust resistance kinase Lr10 isoform X6: MDPYQAGEYSGRSNWDRLAFQHIVYMNCSNPVTQNGKYVDTASYVNWDSKDKYIYAIAGDLKAEDFQVGCHVKLVALTSWWGLDTNNYSYAAMHTGLVYGFEISWMRLICDQHCPSKHGCDDCFFDSVSQELNYWNGNSLWSDILATILPALIMLWAWKILLTVPLFIVILTCKWRKRHLSMFESIENYLEQNNLMPIRYSYKEVKKMAGGFKDKLGEGGYGSVFKGKLRSGSCVAIKMLGKSKGNGQDFISEVATIGRTYHQNIVQLIGFCVHGSKRALVYEFMPNGSLDKFIFSKDESIHLSYDRIYNISIGVARGIAYLHYGCEMQILHFDIKPHNILLDENFTPKVSDFGLAKLYPIDNSIVPRTAARGTIGYMAPELFYNNIGGISHKADVYSYGMLLMEMAGKRKNLNPHAERSSQLFFPFWIYNHIRDGEDIEMEDVTKEEKKMVKKMIIVALWCIQLKPNDRPSMNEVVEMLEGDIENLEIPPKPTLYPSETITKN; the protein is encoded by the exons ATGGATCCATACCAAGCTGGTGAATATTCAG GTCGTAGTAATTGGGACAGGCTTGCTTTCCAGCATATAGTGTATATGAATTGTAGCAATCCAGTGACTCAGAATGGTAAGTATGTGGATACTGCTTCATACGTCAACTGGGACTCCAAAGATAAGTACATATACGCTATTGCTGGTGACTTAAAAGCAGAGGACTTCCAAGTTGGTTGTCACGTAAAGCTGGTTGCTCTGACATCTTGGTGGGGTTTGGATACAAACAATTATTCCTACGCTGCCATGCACACGGGGCTAGTCTATGGATTTGAGATTTCATGGATGCGCCTCATATGTGACCAGCACTGTCCAAGTAAACACGGCTGCGACGACTGCTTTTTCGACTCTGTCAGCCAGGAGCTTAATTATTGGAACGGGAATTCATTATGGA GTGATATACTGGCTACCATTCTGCCAG CTTTAATTATGTTATGGGCATGGAAAATTTTGTTGACAGTGCCACTGTTTATTGTGATTTTGACGTGTAAATGGAGAAAAAGACATTTGTCAATGTTTGAAAGTATTGAAAATTATCTAGAACAAAATAACTTGATGCCTATTAGATATTCATACAAGGAAGTTAAGAAGATGGCGGGAGGTTTTAAAGACAAGTTGGGTGAAGGAGGATATGGCTCTGTGTTCAAGGGAAAATTGCGTAGCGGGTCTTGTGTGGCAATAAAGATGTTAGGTAAATCAAAAGGAAATGGCCAAGATTTTATTAGTGAAGTTGCAACCATTGGAAGaacatatcatcaaaatatagtACAATTAATTGGATTTTGTGTTCATGGGTCAAAACGTGCTCTTGTCTATGAATTCATGCCCAATGGAtctcttgataaatttattttttccaaagATGAAAGTATACATTTAAGCTatgatagaatatataatatatcaattGGAGTGGCTCGTGGAATTGCTTATCTCCACTATGGGTGTGAGATGCAGATTTTGCACTTTGATATCAAGCCCCACAACATTCTACTAGATGAaaacttcaccccaaaggtctCTGACTTTGGATTGGCAAAATTATATCCAATAGATAATAGCATTGTCCCAAGGACAGCAGCAAGAGGAACAATTGGATATATGGCTCCAgaattgttttataataatattggaGGAATATCCCATAAGGCTGATGTTTATAGCTATGGAATGCTTTTGATGGAGATGGCAGGCAAGAGGAAAAATCTAAATCCCCATGCAGAGCGTTCAAGtcaacttttctttcccttttggaTTTATAATCATATTAGAGACGGGGAAGATATAGAAATGGAAGATGTCACAAAGGAGGAAAAGAAAATGGTAAAGAAAATGATCATAGTTGCACTTTGGTGTATACAATTGAAACCAAATGACCGTCCCTCAATGAACGAAGTAGTCGAAATGCTTGAAGGAGACATTGAAAACTTAGAAATACCTCCAAAGCCAACTTTGTATCCAAGTGAAACgatcacaaaaaattaa
- the LOC100781099 gene encoding rust resistance kinase Lr10 isoform X3 has translation MWRERALLVILLLLLVQQICATKKQDHGCPLSSCGKITNITYPFRLKGHPKSCGDNRYELACENNVTVLHLYSGKYHVQAINYNNFTIRVVDPGVDQQTNCSSLPRYFLSRSNFTDTYNYRYNMDPYQAGEYSGRSNWDRLAFQHIVYMNCSNPVTQNGKYVDTASYVNWDSKDKYIYAIAGDLKAEDFQVGCHVKLVALTSWWGLDTNNYSYAAMHTGLVYGFEISWMRLICDQHCPSKHGCDDCFFDSVSQELNYWNGNSLWSDILVTILYTIFTLEALIMLWAWKILLTVPLFIVILTCKWRKRHLSMFESIENYLEQNNLMPIRYSYKEVKKMAGGFKDKLGEGGYGSVFKGKLRSGSCVAIKMLGKSKGNGQDFISEVATIGRTYHQNIVQLIGFCVHGSKRALVYEFMPNGSLDKFIFSKDESIHLSYDRIYNISIGVARGIAYLHYGCEMQILHFDIKPHNILLDENFTPKVSDFGLAKLYPIDNSIVPRTAARGTIGYMAPELFYNNIGGISHKADVYSYGMLLMEMAGKRKNLNPHAERSSQLFFPFWIYNHIRDGEDIEMEDVTKEEKKMVKKMIIVALWCIQLKPNDRPSMNEVVEMLEGDIENLEIPPKPTLYPSETITKN, from the exons ATGTGGAGAGAGAGAGCGTTATTGGTGATCCTGCTACTGCTTCTAGTCCAGCAAATTTGTGCTACCAAGAAGCAAGATCATGGTTGCCCCCTTTCTTCCTGCGGCAAAATCACCAACATAACTTACCCATTTCGATTAAAGGGCCACCCTAAAAGCTGCGGCGACAATAGGTATGAGCTAGCTTGTGAAAACAATGTTACTGTGTTACATTTGTACTCTGGAAAATATCATGTGCAGGCAATCAACTACAATAATTTCACTATCCGAGTGGTTGATCCAGGAGTCGATCAACAAACAAATTGCTCCTCCCTTCCTCGCTATTTCTTGTCTCGCTCCAATTTCACTGATACTTACAATTATAGATACAACATGGATCCATACCAAGCTGGTGAATATTCAG GTCGTAGTAATTGGGACAGGCTTGCTTTCCAGCATATAGTGTATATGAATTGTAGCAATCCAGTGACTCAGAATGGTAAGTATGTGGATACTGCTTCATACGTCAACTGGGACTCCAAAGATAAGTACATATACGCTATTGCTGGTGACTTAAAAGCAGAGGACTTCCAAGTTGGTTGTCACGTAAAGCTGGTTGCTCTGACATCTTGGTGGGGTTTGGATACAAACAATTATTCCTACGCTGCCATGCACACGGGGCTAGTCTATGGATTTGAGATTTCATGGATGCGCCTCATATGTGACCAGCACTGTCCAAGTAAACACGGCTGCGACGACTGCTTTTTCGACTCTGTCAGCCAGGAGCTTAATTATTGGAACGGGAATTCATTATGGA GTGATATACTGGTTACCATTTTGTATACCATTTTCACTCTGGAAG CTTTAATTATGTTATGGGCATGGAAAATTTTGTTGACAGTGCCACTGTTTATTGTGATTTTGACGTGTAAATGGAGAAAAAGACATTTGTCAATGTTTGAAAGTATTGAAAATTATCTAGAACAAAATAACTTGATGCCTATTAGATATTCATACAAGGAAGTTAAGAAGATGGCGGGAGGTTTTAAAGACAAGTTGGGTGAAGGAGGATATGGCTCTGTGTTCAAGGGAAAATTGCGTAGCGGGTCTTGTGTGGCAATAAAGATGTTAGGTAAATCAAAAGGAAATGGCCAAGATTTTATTAGTGAAGTTGCAACCATTGGAAGaacatatcatcaaaatatagtACAATTAATTGGATTTTGTGTTCATGGGTCAAAACGTGCTCTTGTCTATGAATTCATGCCCAATGGAtctcttgataaatttattttttccaaagATGAAAGTATACATTTAAGCTatgatagaatatataatatatcaattGGAGTGGCTCGTGGAATTGCTTATCTCCACTATGGGTGTGAGATGCAGATTTTGCACTTTGATATCAAGCCCCACAACATTCTACTAGATGAaaacttcaccccaaaggtctCTGACTTTGGATTGGCAAAATTATATCCAATAGATAATAGCATTGTCCCAAGGACAGCAGCAAGAGGAACAATTGGATATATGGCTCCAgaattgttttataataatattggaGGAATATCCCATAAGGCTGATGTTTATAGCTATGGAATGCTTTTGATGGAGATGGCAGGCAAGAGGAAAAATCTAAATCCCCATGCAGAGCGTTCAAGtcaacttttctttcccttttggaTTTATAATCATATTAGAGACGGGGAAGATATAGAAATGGAAGATGTCACAAAGGAGGAAAAGAAAATGGTAAAGAAAATGATCATAGTTGCACTTTGGTGTATACAATTGAAACCAAATGACCGTCCCTCAATGAACGAAGTAGTCGAAATGCTTGAAGGAGACATTGAAAACTTAGAAATACCTCCAAAGCCAACTTTGTATCCAAGTGAAACgatcacaaaaaattaa
- the LOC100781099 gene encoding rust resistance kinase Lr10 isoform X2, with protein sequence MWRERALLVILLLLLVQQICATKKQDHGCPLSSCGKITNITYPFRLKGHPKSCGDNRYELACENNVTVLHLYSGKYHVQAINYNNFTIRVVDPGVDQQTNCSSLPRYFLSRSNFTDTYNYRYNMDPYQAGEYSGRSNWDRLAFQHIVYMNCSNPVTQNGKYVDTASYVNWDSKDKYIYAIAGDLKAEDFQVGCHVKLVALTSWWGLDTNNYSYAAMHTGLVYGFEISWMRLICDQHCPSKHGCDDCFFDSVSQELNYWNGNSLWILGDILVTILYTIFTLEALIMLWAWKILLTVPLFIVILTCKWRKRHLSMFESIENYLEQNNLMPIRYSYKEVKKMAGGFKDKLGEGGYGSVFKGKLRSGSCVAIKMLGKSKGNGQDFISEVATIGRTYHQNIVQLIGFCVHGSKRALVYEFMPNGSLDKFIFSKDESIHLSYDRIYNISIGVARGIAYLHYGCEMQILHFDIKPHNILLDENFTPKVSDFGLAKLYPIDNSIVPRTAARGTIGYMAPELFYNNIGGISHKADVYSYGMLLMEMAGKRKNLNPHAERSSQLFFPFWIYNHIRDGEDIEMEDVTKEEKKMVKKMIIVALWCIQLKPNDRPSMNEVVEMLEGDIENLEIPPKPTLYPSETITKN encoded by the exons ATGTGGAGAGAGAGAGCGTTATTGGTGATCCTGCTACTGCTTCTAGTCCAGCAAATTTGTGCTACCAAGAAGCAAGATCATGGTTGCCCCCTTTCTTCCTGCGGCAAAATCACCAACATAACTTACCCATTTCGATTAAAGGGCCACCCTAAAAGCTGCGGCGACAATAGGTATGAGCTAGCTTGTGAAAACAATGTTACTGTGTTACATTTGTACTCTGGAAAATATCATGTGCAGGCAATCAACTACAATAATTTCACTATCCGAGTGGTTGATCCAGGAGTCGATCAACAAACAAATTGCTCCTCCCTTCCTCGCTATTTCTTGTCTCGCTCCAATTTCACTGATACTTACAATTATAGATACAACATGGATCCATACCAAGCTGGTGAATATTCAG GTCGTAGTAATTGGGACAGGCTTGCTTTCCAGCATATAGTGTATATGAATTGTAGCAATCCAGTGACTCAGAATGGTAAGTATGTGGATACTGCTTCATACGTCAACTGGGACTCCAAAGATAAGTACATATACGCTATTGCTGGTGACTTAAAAGCAGAGGACTTCCAAGTTGGTTGTCACGTAAAGCTGGTTGCTCTGACATCTTGGTGGGGTTTGGATACAAACAATTATTCCTACGCTGCCATGCACACGGGGCTAGTCTATGGATTTGAGATTTCATGGATGCGCCTCATATGTGACCAGCACTGTCCAAGTAAACACGGCTGCGACGACTGCTTTTTCGACTCTGTCAGCCAGGAGCTTAATTATTGGAACGGGAATTCATTATGGA TTTTAGGTGATATACTGGTTACCATTTTGTATACCATTTTCACTCTGGAAG CTTTAATTATGTTATGGGCATGGAAAATTTTGTTGACAGTGCCACTGTTTATTGTGATTTTGACGTGTAAATGGAGAAAAAGACATTTGTCAATGTTTGAAAGTATTGAAAATTATCTAGAACAAAATAACTTGATGCCTATTAGATATTCATACAAGGAAGTTAAGAAGATGGCGGGAGGTTTTAAAGACAAGTTGGGTGAAGGAGGATATGGCTCTGTGTTCAAGGGAAAATTGCGTAGCGGGTCTTGTGTGGCAATAAAGATGTTAGGTAAATCAAAAGGAAATGGCCAAGATTTTATTAGTGAAGTTGCAACCATTGGAAGaacatatcatcaaaatatagtACAATTAATTGGATTTTGTGTTCATGGGTCAAAACGTGCTCTTGTCTATGAATTCATGCCCAATGGAtctcttgataaatttattttttccaaagATGAAAGTATACATTTAAGCTatgatagaatatataatatatcaattGGAGTGGCTCGTGGAATTGCTTATCTCCACTATGGGTGTGAGATGCAGATTTTGCACTTTGATATCAAGCCCCACAACATTCTACTAGATGAaaacttcaccccaaaggtctCTGACTTTGGATTGGCAAAATTATATCCAATAGATAATAGCATTGTCCCAAGGACAGCAGCAAGAGGAACAATTGGATATATGGCTCCAgaattgttttataataatattggaGGAATATCCCATAAGGCTGATGTTTATAGCTATGGAATGCTTTTGATGGAGATGGCAGGCAAGAGGAAAAATCTAAATCCCCATGCAGAGCGTTCAAGtcaacttttctttcccttttggaTTTATAATCATATTAGAGACGGGGAAGATATAGAAATGGAAGATGTCACAAAGGAGGAAAAGAAAATGGTAAAGAAAATGATCATAGTTGCACTTTGGTGTATACAATTGAAACCAAATGACCGTCCCTCAATGAACGAAGTAGTCGAAATGCTTGAAGGAGACATTGAAAACTTAGAAATACCTCCAAAGCCAACTTTGTATCCAAGTGAAACgatcacaaaaaattaa